The sequence below is a genomic window from Oreochromis niloticus isolate F11D_XX linkage group LG3, O_niloticus_UMD_NMBU, whole genome shotgun sequence.
CAGAAGCACCTGATGAACGATGAGCCTTATTCCAGATGGCTGCACATTTTGCCTTTGCACtcctatatatttttttggaaACACCCTGCTGTGAAGCAGCTTTATCAAGGTCAGTCGTGGCGATGAGATTTAGTGTGTGCGCAGCACATCGTTGGTGTGGTGGCAAAAAGAAGTTCAGCTCCTCGTGTTCTTGCTCCTCCTCAAGTACTGTAGTGACATCATCAAATTGTACATCATCTGTGTCTTCCAGACCATCTTCTGTTTCTGAATCTCCATATTCATTGAAAGCTTTTACAAAATTGCTCCCATTGTCTGTGACTGTAGCACTAACCTTGCCTTGGATTTGGAATTCAGCATGAACCTGACTTATTTTGGCGGCAATAACATCATAAGTGTGACGTCCTCTTATCCTCTCACATGCCAGTGCAGCAGACTTGCGATCCAATGTGTCTGACTCGATCCAGTGACATGTGATGCCAATGAAACTTCTGTGATGGGCAGTCCAGATATCTGCTGTTGTGCACACATGTTGAGTATGTAGAAGAATTTCAGTTATTGCTTCCTTCATTTTTGGAAAGGTTTTCTCAATGTGAGTCATCAATGTTTTTCTGCAAACAGGACTCCTGCCCCCACTTAGTCCTTCAACCATCTTACGGAATGAGGTGTTCTCAACGGTAGAAAAGGGCTGCACTTCATTGACTATGAAGTCAAATACCAAGGAATTTACTCTCCTTTGGGTGATGGCTGGCGTgctaaggatggcttgtttgaGAGGAGGAGGGGCTGTGTCTTTGCCACTTTGTTCATCACCATCATTCGATGTATCTGCTTTGGGTAAACTGTGTATAACCCTGGGATGCAtcctctggaaaaaaaaaaaagagagagagagagagaccgaCCATAAGataaaatattactgataaagaAACAGTTTTGTATATCACTGCAAAAAGGTTGGGCAATTGGACGAATATCTTGACTCTCAACAATAACTTGAGCCTTTCGCCGATTGTTTTTACAAggggaatttttaaaaaaaaatttgcccATGAGGaagtataataataatgttGGTTGAAGGAAAGAGAAGCTGTCAATGGAAAATATAATAGAGGTGTTTTAACGGCATGAACAGAATGAAAGGAAAGCAGTAGTCTATGTTCaggaaaaaactaaacatttaatttaaataaacaaaccacAATGGTGGGGAGGGATACAAAGAAACTGACTTCTTTTTCCACTTTAACTGTGTTCAAGTGTTTATGTCTTAGATACTCgaccaaacaacaaacaagttAAAAACCACAATGTCACTTCCAGCGAccttaaaaaaatatcagagGTAAAGTTAAgttttttgtgcaatttggTGCATCTCAAATAAATAAACGAATAATCCAAAAAGTAGCTATGTTAATACAGAAACTCCAacaagaacagaagataaaatatCCCCCCCAAACTAAACTTTCTATTTATGTTCTAAATGCGCAAATCAGTCCGTGCCGTATTACATTGCTCCGCCCATTAACAACTCAACTGCGCGATTATGTTGGTTATCGTTTGACTGATGATTGTCGGGTGGAAAATTTTTAAATCTCGCCCAACcttaatgtccaccctactgttaatCATTTTGGGATTGCTTTCACTCAACTGCACACGATAATTTACAGCTCGTTAATGCTATCTATCAAGTTTAACAGTCTATGAACTAACATTAGCTAACGCCAGCTATCAATGTTAGCTAAAATCACAGCAATATTATATCGAAGCTACTCGAGTGGCACAAGTGGCACATAGGCTATGTCACATAGCCTAGGTAGCTACCACAACTAAAATAAGATATTTGCAGTATGTTAacgttagttttttttttttttttaataacttacTTTCAGATGTTTTGCTAGGTTGGAGGTTGAGTCTTTTGACGCGGAGAGCATCTTCTTTGCTGGCAAGCACAATTTGCATTGCACTGTGAAATTCCGCCCATCCCTTTCTTCTTTGAACATGAAATGGTGTTGGAACTTCCAACTCCGAAACGCATTCCTGCTCGACGTGCACTGCTGACTGTGTTGTGCTGGCTCCGGCTCCATTGTTTTAACTAACGCCACCAACAGGacgctttttttctttttttttttttacagcctcTTCtcgcgtgttttgtttgggtttccagcCGCAATGCGCGGCGTGGAATGACCAAAATTACAGAGTACCGCTatgtattccatttatttcaccaaagtaactgtattctgaataccacctttttaaacggtaactgtaacggaatacagttactcatattttgtattctgaatacgtaacggcggtacatgtattccgttactccccaacactgccaacaacacagacacacccgCACAGGCACGTGACTCTTTTCTCCCGGCTTTCAGTCAGAGGCCGTAAAATGGCTCCTTTGAAGTTGCCGACCTGCTGCTTCAGCAGCTAATCAGTGGTTCTAAAATGGCGGCTCATTACCTTATAACCTAAAGAATGAGGCCgttttaactgactgatttGTGAAGAGGAGAACTAACTTCAGCTTCCCTAAGAgactcagaaacactaacacaccGAATGAACCAAATACAACACAATAACTgtattaaacaattaaatgaacCATATTAATTTCACACTAGGCCTATAGGAGCTAGGCTAGGCTAGGCGTTAGCGCTTAGGCTGTCAGGGCTAGCATACCAAACACTccttttaaatactaaaattacaacgtttcactaaaaaagcagccattgtgttactttaacatGACTTATACTTCGACTGGCTTTATAAGTCACTAACAACAACTCGgtaaatcactcaaacagcttatagacattttatttcagagaagagagacagataaGCAGCGCTTACCGGCAAGGATCGAGCAGAGAGTGGGCGGAGATTCAGGAGTCAGCCAGAGACATAAAAAAGAGGCATTCACGGGTAGTGGGAAACTCCGGTATTACACAAAATTGGCATTGAAAACGTGAAACATATAtctaaaatttaaatattattatactagatttttttgcaacaaaaaacaactagcagaaatttaattctataagtttaataaatgtttcaaaCTGGATTCtttgaatttgaaataatggttaaaagacataaataaacataaggtcattatgttaaaatgtactgTATTATGATAGATTTATATAACTGACTGCAGTAGTAAGAACAGTCTTCAACTGAACAGTCTTCAActtgctctctctctgtttctgctctctctctctcgccatcactcctaaaacttcccctctTCTTAAACAtatcatatcattttttgattggtcgacatggtgcatttttccaccaacaggatgggctggttttttttgctcataagcagagagtgcttgctagcgctgtccttagacgtcggaaactattgaggaaaaaacgccgcgtatatattgtttattgtgactctggttttacgtggcctatcaacacaatttaaaaactggattatatcaccttgttgcttcgtcatcttaaagtggtcgtgtgattggcttaccactttattcttcctcagtcaaacagcagcacttgtgtgattgttttgccccccttagctccaggtgctgtgccaaaaagtgatcgtctgGCAGAAAGTGATTACGCGGcccagctgcttaaagctgtagtgcccagattacttacagctacttccgtgcaactaaTGTAAGATgcagtaagctgaacacagctgaTGGGTGTGTCTAGCACAACCCCTCACTGGAATGAGACAATTCTACTACAACAGCAAAAGGAAGACGCAAGTCACCAGAGCTCTTTGTGTTACTCGTGCAcgagggagagaactggacgAGCGCCGTTCCTTTGCTTGACCCCAGGTGCTCTCGTCTGCTCCCCTGTAACACTGttctttattgaggttacatgaataggcataagttcattaacatatgacgtcttaCATAGACATGTGACCAAAGAATACCAGTCTGTGCATAGtgtaggtatgtgtgtgtgtttgggttgGGTCCAGATGTGAACCTCTGAAGACCCCCCAAGGCTGGTGCAAGGAGCGCAGCGGTCCACCTAaaccaggggtcagcaacctttaacacccaaagagccatttggacctggtttccatgcaaaagaaaacactgggagccgcaaatactttttgacatctaaaatgaagataacactgtatatattgttttttatgctttgtgtgaacaactaaagtaagtaagtaaagtttatttattaagcgcttttcacagacaggcagtcacaaagcgctgtacacaaagattaaaataaacaatacaatcaatagacattatacacaatgtaaaagatcaaatgtaaataatgtaaagaatataaaatacatagatcaacaaaaggcttgtttaaacagaaaagtttttaactgctttttaaaagaatccacagagcaactaaggtgtgttgcttatgaaatccatgaagtgctacagagaaaatgacattttatttatgtaattaacacattttgaactcttaaagaaatataacaaaaggaaagacacccagctgaactaaaatgatccatgtagcaaacaaaaactgttgtcagccgcccccctcatatcgcctttgggcgtttggagccttgacctaacttttaaaaaataattggaaaaaaagcactatgctgctaaaaaaaaatatttgcaaaattctgcctaaatatgtattttaccaggttaatgtgtgtggtggggcgtggtctgcagtgccgctgcatgggagtcggacgcacctgagcggcacctgcaatcacgccttgCCGCCTTAacgtctgtgctctctctgctgttgtgttggtgtgtgtcgggctgtgagctgaaaagctacagccggctgtatgcgtacagcaactgcttgtgaaaagtggtcaataaagagatgctgaaaagcatgttcatggaaacatcatcgggtctgccgtggtatgcttacaatgggacttctgctcctgaacctctgcgcacagcgtctgcaaatcggggctgtacgaagtcactgtaagctgtcatctgtgaggcgtgagcggtgtttgtttttaccatagttcacggtggagaatagCTGCTGATAAAATGTGGATCCAAAAATCCCtaattggcctatctggggttgaaagtctcgataaatgcacggcgtttcggcgggtacaccggcttccgcgagtgtgacgcttattttgagcgatggaaaaataatgaaataataaaatataattttatttttgtatttcaatCACAAttatcttccaatttagaactacaagttaaaggaaggaaggaagagagACGGAAGGAAGGTAAGTGACGGAAGTGACGGCGGTAAGGTAAGGACCCATGTTGTAGGTGACGTCAGACGCCGGAGATTTggcggaaaaaaacaaaacaaacgaaTGGTAGC
It includes:
- the LOC112843803 gene encoding zinc finger BED domain-containing protein 4-like, which translates into the protein MEPEPAQHSQQCTSSRNAFRSWKFQHHFMFKEERDGRNFTVQCKLCLPAKKMLSASKDSTSNLAKHLKRMHPRVIHSLPKADTSNDGDEQSGKDTAPPPLKQAILSTPAITQRRVNSLVFDFIVNEVQPFSTVENTSFRKMVEGLSGGRSPVCRKTLMTHIEKTFPKMKEAITEILLHTQHVCTTADIWTAHHRSFIGITCHWIESDTLDRKSAALACERIRGRHTYDVIAAKISQVHAEFQIQGKVSATVTDNGSNFVKAFNEYGDSETEDGLEDTDDVQFDDVTTVLEEEQEHEELNFFLPPHQRCAAHTLNLIATTDLDKAASQQGVSKKIYRSAKAKCAAIWNKAHRSSGASDVIEEIAQMRCVVPSVTRWSSEYHAIEKLMNLPESQLNEICEQLKVAKLHPQETVFLREYAAILKPLAYSVNLLQGEKNCYFGYVIPTLLSLKAKLSEKLTQVQFSTHILLAIIKAIDTRFAAVLASHEARMAASTIPKFRLWWLADDERESMRRTMVQEARLLNTEPSNDSSTTGHASVGNELEDDDDDSFFSFQSTQVTCSTAEDEVQRYLQDSDKTLTSLKGYPLIRALFLKYNTTLPSSAPVERLFSHGGLVFTPHRNRMTDKHFEEVLLLRYNRLYWTVD